The following proteins are co-located in the Pseudarthrobacter siccitolerans genome:
- the mptB gene encoding polyprenol phosphomannose-dependent alpha 1,6 mannosyltransferase MptB: MTAGGAHLGTSESQPGAPAMAVAAPAKRRAYVATIEGFLGALMMFVGSIGTGWIANGSPMIRQPVVIALRTEGWGVTVSTVLLTVGAMVLMRSWLRLGQRLSDWGASSLRSVVIAISAWSLPLLFCVPVFSRDVYAYTGQGRLVMEGQNPYQVGISTLNNWFALGADPAWAENRTPYGPYFLWLARAVVGLTGAQPDASVLLFRLLAGVGVLLCVIYVPKLAELHGINGARALWIAVANPLFLISFIASAHNDALMVGLAVAGVYFAATRRYLLGILLVTASIGIKPITVLLLPFVGVMWAGPSASWPRKFLVWGATAGISFGVLAVSGIPYNLGLGWTWAIMDATPGYTGYSPSGFLGQQVESLANVLGLPGGTFATLLRTGMKYAAIGLVLLLMFRGDYSRAVRRMALAFTAVVMLSPIIQPWYILWFVPFLAVTGIRDDWQIRSFYVAVTFFVVFGAQDQLSVWSFVELPIDASSLAFITALAFTFYLLFLDAHTRKLLIEAKPWDLAKRGWNRVLDWRAARAG; the protein is encoded by the coding sequence ATGACGGCAGGCGGTGCACACCTCGGGACGTCGGAAAGCCAGCCTGGCGCGCCGGCCATGGCGGTCGCCGCGCCTGCAAAGCGCCGGGCCTACGTGGCAACCATTGAAGGATTCCTCGGCGCCCTCATGATGTTCGTCGGTTCGATCGGCACCGGCTGGATCGCCAACGGCTCGCCTATGATCCGCCAGCCTGTCGTCATCGCACTGCGCACCGAGGGCTGGGGTGTAACAGTGTCCACGGTGCTGCTGACGGTGGGTGCCATGGTGCTGATGCGTTCGTGGCTTCGCCTGGGCCAGCGGCTTTCGGACTGGGGCGCGTCGTCGCTGCGGTCCGTCGTGATCGCCATCTCCGCCTGGTCCCTACCGCTGCTCTTCTGCGTGCCGGTCTTCTCCCGTGACGTCTATGCGTACACCGGCCAGGGCCGGCTGGTGATGGAAGGCCAAAACCCCTACCAAGTGGGCATCTCCACACTCAACAACTGGTTCGCGCTCGGCGCGGACCCGGCCTGGGCCGAAAACAGGACCCCCTACGGCCCCTACTTCCTGTGGCTGGCACGTGCCGTCGTCGGCCTGACCGGCGCGCAGCCGGACGCGTCCGTACTGCTCTTCCGGCTCCTGGCCGGGGTGGGCGTCCTGCTCTGCGTGATCTACGTGCCCAAACTCGCGGAACTGCACGGCATCAACGGGGCGCGCGCACTCTGGATCGCCGTGGCCAACCCCCTGTTCCTGATCAGCTTCATCGCCAGCGCCCACAACGACGCACTCATGGTGGGACTCGCCGTCGCCGGCGTCTACTTCGCGGCCACCCGCCGCTACCTGCTGGGCATCCTGCTGGTCACCGCGTCCATAGGCATCAAGCCCATCACCGTGCTCCTGCTGCCGTTCGTCGGCGTCATGTGGGCAGGCCCCTCCGCGTCCTGGCCGCGAAAGTTCCTGGTCTGGGGTGCGACGGCAGGGATCAGCTTCGGCGTGCTGGCCGTCAGTGGGATCCCGTACAACCTTGGCCTCGGCTGGACCTGGGCCATCATGGACGCCACCCCCGGCTACACGGGCTACTCACCCTCGGGTTTCCTGGGCCAGCAGGTGGAGTCCCTGGCCAATGTCCTGGGGCTGCCAGGCGGCACGTTCGCCACCCTGCTGCGGACCGGCATGAAATATGCGGCGATCGGTTTGGTACTGCTGCTGATGTTCCGCGGTGACTACTCCCGGGCGGTGCGGCGGATGGCCCTGGCGTTCACCGCCGTGGTGATGCTCTCACCCATCATCCAGCCCTGGTACATCCTCTGGTTCGTGCCGTTCCTGGCCGTCACCGGCATCCGTGACGACTGGCAGATCAGGTCCTTCTACGTTGCCGTCACGTTCTTTGTGGTGTTCGGGGCGCAGGACCAGCTCTCCGTGTGGTCCTTCGTCGAACTGCCCATCGACGCGTCGTCGCTGGCATTCATTACCGCCCTGGCATTCACGTTCTACCTTCTATTCCTCGACGCGCATACACGCAAGCTGCTCATCGAGGCCAAGCCTTGGGACCTGGCCAAGCGGGGCTGGAACCGGGTTCTCGACTGGCGTGCTGCGCGGGCCGGCTGA
- a CDS encoding glycosyltransferase 87 family protein has product MVDWFARPSSVWWGFAVVHLYFLGWMASFFLNGGTFSDTEQYRQWAQDGYNPQDLDGKISPWVYPVLAQLPIFLANIAGPSLYLLVWFLIITALNAVGLAFLTRGPRKVSGVAPAWWWLFFTVFMGYLSFARVEGITAPIVLIALLYAAQRPVVAAVLLSIATWIKVWPAAVLVPIVIASRKRIQVVLTGVAVTAVVTLGTWLSGGLRHVLDFLLNQGERGMQLEATFSTPWVWLSVFNIAGSKMADNTAINSTEVYGPGAGTAAFLMQPLLILAAVGAAILLVRALNRGAEREELFLEGSLMMVTAFIVFNKVGSPQFIIWLAPVIIAGLTHDWNRWKVPAALLMGIAITTFVIYPLFYTPLIHAHPVMAAILTTRNVLLVVLLWWSVKRTAELGRKSPAAVPAGA; this is encoded by the coding sequence GTGGTGGACTGGTTTGCCCGCCCATCGAGCGTGTGGTGGGGTTTCGCCGTCGTCCATCTCTACTTCCTGGGCTGGATGGCGTCCTTTTTCCTCAACGGCGGCACCTTCAGTGACACCGAGCAGTACCGCCAATGGGCCCAGGACGGCTACAACCCGCAGGACCTGGACGGAAAAATCAGCCCCTGGGTGTACCCGGTACTGGCCCAGCTCCCCATCTTCCTCGCGAACATCGCCGGGCCAAGCCTGTACCTGCTGGTGTGGTTCCTGATCATCACGGCCCTCAACGCCGTCGGACTTGCCTTCCTGACGCGCGGGCCGCGGAAAGTGAGCGGCGTCGCCCCGGCCTGGTGGTGGCTCTTCTTCACCGTGTTTATGGGCTACCTCAGCTTCGCGCGCGTGGAAGGCATCACCGCCCCGATCGTGTTGATCGCGCTGCTGTATGCGGCGCAGCGGCCCGTCGTGGCCGCTGTCCTGCTCAGCATCGCCACCTGGATCAAAGTGTGGCCGGCAGCCGTCCTGGTGCCCATCGTGATTGCCAGCCGGAAGCGGATCCAGGTGGTCCTCACCGGCGTCGCCGTGACCGCCGTGGTGACGCTCGGAACCTGGCTGTCCGGCGGGCTGCGGCACGTTCTGGACTTCCTCCTGAACCAAGGCGAGCGCGGCATGCAGCTGGAGGCCACCTTCTCCACGCCATGGGTGTGGCTGAGTGTCTTCAACATTGCGGGTTCCAAAATGGCGGACAACACCGCCATCAACTCCACGGAGGTCTACGGTCCCGGCGCCGGAACGGCCGCCTTCCTGATGCAGCCGCTGCTGATCCTGGCCGCGGTGGGAGCCGCCATCCTGCTGGTCCGCGCCCTGAACCGCGGCGCCGAGCGGGAGGAACTGTTCCTTGAGGGTTCCCTCATGATGGTCACCGCGTTCATCGTGTTCAACAAGGTGGGTTCCCCGCAGTTCATCATCTGGCTGGCGCCGGTGATCATCGCCGGCCTCACCCACGACTGGAACCGGTGGAAGGTCCCGGCCGCCCTGCTGATGGGGATCGCCATCACTACCTTCGTGATCTACCCGCTGTTCTACACCCCGCTCATCCACGCCCACCCGGTGATGGCCGCCATCCTCACCACCCGCAACGTGCTCCTGGTGGTGCTGCTGTGGTGGTCGGTCAAACGGACCGCGGAACTGGGCCGGAAGTCCCCGGCAGCGGTGCCTGCAGGCGCCTAG
- a CDS encoding glycosyltransferase family 87 protein — translation MPRPDKDPAISTDAFFGNLTRIRNVILPQPARNLLNTGRGLLAGFIVVHLVFLVFAGSLSLRGEAFSDTFIYRDWALAGFNDANLTGGPSPWVYPILALIPMAIAGIAGPGPFFFLWVLMTTLLNAWALLKLTNRGRDQNAIPAGWWWLVFTFLMGWLGFARVDGLTAPLVLVALAYGVGRPFIASLLLAVGTWVKVWPAAIMLALFAVVRNRILVVLAGITTTAGVVALAAAVGSVPKLLNFLTQQGDRGMQLEATFTTPWLWLSVLNVGGSRMYMNTDINSMQVDGPGTALMSVLMQPLLVLAALLVAGLTFWALHNGKISGGVDRTGLLLAGALTLATAFVVFNKVGSPQFMVWLGPAVAVGLAYNWREWRVPAAMLIVIAVATYFIYPLFYDALSHNNPWMALVLTIRNILLVVLFLWSVRRLYLLGKKTPAATPALKES, via the coding sequence GTGCCACGACCTGACAAGGATCCCGCCATTTCCACGGACGCTTTCTTCGGCAATCTCACCCGGATCCGCAACGTCATCCTTCCCCAGCCCGCCCGGAACCTGCTGAACACCGGGCGGGGACTGCTGGCCGGCTTCATCGTGGTGCACCTGGTCTTCCTGGTCTTCGCCGGCTCCCTCTCACTGCGCGGCGAAGCGTTCAGTGATACCTTCATCTACCGCGACTGGGCCCTGGCCGGCTTCAACGACGCCAACCTCACCGGCGGCCCCAGTCCCTGGGTCTACCCCATCCTCGCGCTGATCCCTATGGCCATCGCCGGCATCGCCGGGCCGGGACCCTTCTTCTTCCTGTGGGTCCTGATGACCACCCTGCTCAATGCCTGGGCACTGCTGAAGCTGACCAACCGCGGCCGCGACCAAAACGCCATTCCCGCCGGCTGGTGGTGGCTCGTGTTCACGTTTCTGATGGGGTGGCTCGGGTTCGCCCGCGTCGACGGCCTCACCGCCCCCCTGGTCCTCGTCGCCCTCGCCTACGGTGTGGGCCGGCCGTTCATCGCCTCCCTCCTGCTGGCCGTAGGCACCTGGGTGAAGGTCTGGCCTGCCGCCATCATGCTGGCCCTGTTCGCCGTGGTCCGGAACCGGATCCTGGTGGTGCTTGCCGGAATAACGACGACGGCCGGCGTCGTGGCGCTGGCAGCAGCAGTGGGCAGCGTCCCCAAGCTGCTGAACTTCCTCACTCAGCAGGGCGACCGCGGCATGCAGCTCGAGGCCACCTTCACCACCCCGTGGCTCTGGCTGTCCGTCCTGAACGTGGGCGGCTCCCGGATGTACATGAACACCGACATCAACTCCATGCAGGTAGACGGCCCCGGCACGGCGCTGATGTCCGTGCTGATGCAGCCCCTCCTGGTCCTGGCGGCGCTGCTGGTGGCCGGCCTGACGTTCTGGGCGTTGCATAACGGAAAAATCAGCGGCGGGGTGGACCGTACCGGGCTGCTCCTGGCCGGCGCCCTCACCCTCGCCACCGCGTTCGTGGTCTTCAACAAGGTGGGTTCCCCCCAGTTCATGGTGTGGCTCGGCCCTGCAGTCGCCGTCGGCCTGGCATACAACTGGCGTGAATGGCGGGTCCCGGCCGCCATGCTGATCGTTATCGCGGTGGCCACCTACTTCATCTACCCCCTGTTCTACGACGCCCTCAGCCACAACAACCCGTGGATGGCCCTGGTGCTGACCATCCGCAACATCCTCCTGGTGGTCCTGTTCCTGTGGAGCGTCCGGCGCCTCTACCTGCTGGGCAAAAAGACGCCCGCAGCCACTCCCGCGCTCAAGGAGTCCTGA